From Candidatus Pedobacter colombiensis, one genomic window encodes:
- a CDS encoding aspartate aminotransferase family protein — MLTQRQLFLQHNAQTTLEPLLLEFVKASGMYLYDADGRKYMDLIAGIGVSNVGHCHPAVVSAVQQQAASYMHIMVYGEFVQSPQVNFAKALAEVLPANLNCTYFVNSGAEAVEGAMKLAKRYTHRSEIIACHNSYHGSTQGALSLMGNEEFKQAYRPLLPNIKFINYGFLPDLNLITTSTAAVFMETIQGEAGIRIADKAYFEELRAKCTETGTLLVFDEIQCGFGRTGRLFGFEHFGIVPDILLLAKGIGGGMPIGAFISSREIMISLATNPILGHITTFGGHPVSCAAGLATLQTIVSEDITDGVTEKGLLFKKLLQHPAIKDVRGIGLMMAIEFENFEINKKIIDACIVDGLISDWFLHCSNSMRLAPPLIITEEEIEWACEIILKNIDAIA, encoded by the coding sequence ATGCTTACACAACGTCAGTTATTTCTTCAACACAATGCTCAAACGACTTTAGAACCGCTTTTATTAGAATTTGTTAAAGCCAGTGGAATGTATCTTTATGATGCAGACGGCAGGAAATACATGGATTTAATTGCCGGCATTGGCGTAAGCAATGTTGGCCACTGCCACCCGGCAGTTGTAAGCGCAGTGCAACAACAAGCAGCAAGCTATATGCATATTATGGTTTATGGGGAGTTTGTGCAAAGTCCACAGGTAAACTTTGCAAAAGCCCTGGCTGAGGTATTGCCTGCCAATTTAAATTGCACCTACTTTGTAAATTCAGGAGCTGAAGCTGTAGAAGGTGCCATGAAGTTAGCTAAAAGGTACACACACCGTTCGGAAATAATTGCCTGCCACAACTCTTATCACGGCAGTACTCAGGGTGCACTGAGTCTGATGGGTAACGAGGAATTTAAACAAGCATACAGACCCCTTTTACCGAATATTAAGTTTATAAATTACGGATTTTTACCGGATCTGAACTTGATTACGACCAGCACTGCGGCTGTATTTATGGAGACCATACAAGGCGAAGCGGGAATACGAATTGCCGATAAGGCTTATTTTGAAGAGCTTAGAGCAAAATGTACAGAGACCGGGACCTTATTGGTGTTTGACGAAATACAATGTGGTTTTGGACGTACGGGTCGGTTATTTGGATTCGAGCATTTCGGAATAGTTCCAGACATACTTTTACTAGCTAAAGGCATTGGTGGCGGTATGCCTATCGGAGCCTTTATCAGCTCACGTGAAATCATGATATCTCTTGCCACAAACCCTATCCTGGGTCACATTACAACATTTGGTGGGCACCCCGTAAGCTGTGCTGCCGGCTTGGCAACACTGCAGACTATAGTAAGTGAAGACATTACAGATGGAGTAACAGAAAAAGGCTTATTATTTAAAAAATTACTTCAACATCCGGCTATTAAAGATGTTCGTGGCATAGGTTTGATGATGGCCATAGAATTTGAAAATTTTGAGATCAACAAAAAAATTATAGATGCCTGCATAGTAGATGGCCTGATCAGCGATTGGTTTTTACACTGTAGCAATTCGATGCGCTTAGCACCGCCACTTATTATTACCGAAGAAGAAATTGAATGGGCTTGTGAGATTATCTTGAAGAACATTGACGCTATAGCTTAA
- a CDS encoding sigma-70 family RNA polymerase sigma factor produces MKQVEDSEILEKFLNKKTRDEAFNLLLNKYQQKIYWHIRRLVIDHDDADDLVQDTFIKVWKNLDKFRSDSQLYTWIYRIATNESITFLNKKKQRNNTPLEEVSAELTETLIASSHFNGDKVQLKLQQALLTLPEKQRLIFNMKYFDDLKYEEISDITGTSVGALKASFHIAVKKVETFMLNEDITF; encoded by the coding sequence ATGAAGCAGGTTGAAGATTCAGAGATTTTAGAGAAATTCTTAAATAAAAAAACTCGCGATGAAGCCTTTAACCTGCTTCTAAATAAATATCAGCAAAAAATATATTGGCATATCAGACGACTGGTAATTGATCATGATGATGCCGATGATTTGGTACAGGATACCTTTATAAAGGTTTGGAAGAACCTTGACAAATTCCGCAGCGACTCACAGCTGTATACCTGGATTTACCGCATTGCGACCAATGAATCCATTACTTTTTTAAACAAAAAGAAACAACGGAACAATACTCCCTTAGAAGAAGTATCTGCAGAGCTGACTGAAACTTTAATTGCTTCTTCTCATTTTAATGGAGATAAAGTCCAGCTAAAGCTTCAACAGGCATTGCTTACCCTTCCTGAAAAGCAGCGTCTGATTTTCAACATGAAGTACTTCGACGATTTAAAATATGAGGAAATATCTGATATTACCGGCACCAGCGTGGGGGCGTTAAAAGCCTCATTCCACATCGCTGTAAAAAAAGTTGAAACTTTTATGCTAAATGAAGACATTACATTTTAA
- a CDS encoding transketolase family protein, with protein sequence MKKYTYTEKKDTRSGFGAGLLEAGKKNPEVVALCADLVGSLKMDAFIKEFPERFFQIGIAEANMIGIAAGLTIGGKVPFTGTFANFSTGRVYDQIRQSVAYSDKNVKICASHAGLTLGEDGATHQILEDIGLMKMLPGMTVINTCDYNQTKAATIAIAEHHGPVYLRFGRPVIPVFTDPDQKFEIGKAWMVNEGKDVTIIATGHMVWKAIEAGEKLAELGIDAEIINIHTIKPLDDEAILKSVKKTGCVVTCEEHNKFGGLGESVARLLSTELPTPQEFVAVNDSFGESGTPDQLMTKYGLDSVNIVEAAQKVMKRANK encoded by the coding sequence ATGAAGAAGTATACATACACTGAAAAAAAAGATACACGCTCTGGCTTTGGAGCTGGATTGCTTGAAGCAGGAAAAAAAAATCCTGAAGTAGTAGCACTTTGTGCTGACTTAGTAGGCTCTTTAAAAATGGATGCCTTTATAAAGGAATTTCCGGAACGTTTTTTCCAAATCGGAATTGCTGAAGCCAATATGATTGGTATTGCTGCCGGTTTAACTATTGGCGGAAAAGTACCTTTCACAGGAACTTTTGCTAACTTCTCTACAGGTAGGGTTTACGACCAGATCCGTCAGTCGGTTGCCTACTCGGATAAAAATGTTAAAATCTGCGCTTCACACGCTGGTCTAACCTTAGGTGAAGATGGTGCAACTCACCAGATACTTGAAGATATAGGCTTAATGAAAATGCTTCCAGGTATGACTGTAATCAATACCTGTGATTACAACCAAACCAAAGCTGCTACAATAGCTATTGCCGAGCATCATGGACCTGTTTACTTGCGTTTTGGCCGTCCGGTAATTCCTGTATTTACTGATCCTGATCAGAAATTCGAAATCGGAAAAGCCTGGATGGTAAACGAAGGTAAAGATGTAACTATTATTGCAACAGGCCACATGGTTTGGAAAGCAATTGAGGCTGGCGAAAAATTAGCTGAGCTAGGTATCGATGCCGAAATCATCAATATTCACACCATTAAACCTTTGGATGACGAAGCCATATTGAAATCTGTAAAGAAAACAGGCTGTGTGGTTACTTGCGAAGAACACAACAAATTTGGTGGACTAGGTGAAAGTGTGGCAAGATTACTTTCAACAGAATTGCCAACACCACAGGAGTTTGTTGCAGTAAATGACAGTTTTGGCGAAAGTGGTACTCCTGATCAATTGATGACCAAATACGGGTTAGACAGTGTAAATATTGTTGAGGCTGCTCAAAAGGTGATGAAAAGAGCCAATAAATAA
- a CDS encoding transketolase: MNQQPQLMKHKISELEDIAAQVRRDIVRMVHACQSGHPGGSLGCADFMTALYFEIMNHSTDFKMDGKGEDLFFLSNGHISPVFYSVLARSGYFEVSELATFRKLNSRLQGHPTTHEGLPGIRIASGSLGQGMSVAIGAAQAKKLNKDHSIVFALLGDGELQEGQNWEAIMYAPHNKVDNLIASIDYNGQQIDGPTEKVLSLENLQAKFEAFGWHVINSDGNDMDAIVKALHYAKSLTGKGKPVLNLMSTQMGYGVDFMMGSHKWHGVAPNDEQLVAALAQLSSTLKDY, translated from the coding sequence ATTAATCAACAACCCCAATTAATGAAACATAAAATAAGTGAATTAGAGGATATCGCTGCTCAAGTTAGAAGGGATATTGTTAGAATGGTACATGCCTGCCAATCGGGTCATCCGGGTGGATCATTAGGATGTGCAGATTTTATGACTGCATTGTATTTTGAAATCATGAACCACTCTACTGATTTTAAGATGGATGGAAAAGGCGAAGATTTGTTTTTTCTTTCAAACGGGCACATTTCGCCGGTTTTTTACAGCGTATTGGCCAGATCAGGCTATTTTGAAGTAAGTGAACTAGCTACTTTCAGAAAGTTAAACTCAAGGTTACAAGGTCACCCGACAACTCATGAAGGACTTCCAGGTATCAGAATCGCATCGGGATCTTTAGGTCAGGGTATGTCTGTTGCTATTGGTGCAGCTCAAGCTAAGAAATTAAATAAAGATCATTCAATTGTATTTGCTTTACTTGGAGATGGTGAATTACAAGAAGGTCAAAATTGGGAAGCCATTATGTATGCTCCCCATAATAAAGTAGATAATCTGATCGCTTCTATCGATTATAACGGTCAGCAAATAGATGGTCCTACAGAAAAAGTATTGTCACTTGAAAACCTTCAAGCTAAATTTGAAGCTTTTGGATGGCATGTAATCAATTCTGATGGTAATGATATGGATGCTATCGTAAAAGCATTACATTACGCTAAATCATTAACGGGTAAAGGGAAACCAGTTTTAAACTTAATGAGTACACAAATGGGTTATGGTGTTGATTTCATGATGGGATCTCACAAATGGCATGGTGTTGCACCTAATGATGAACAGCTTGTAGCCGCCCTTGCTCAATTAAGTAGTACCCTTAAAGATTATTAA